A window from Phalacrocorax carbo chromosome 20, bPhaCar2.1, whole genome shotgun sequence encodes these proteins:
- the HTR6 gene encoding 5-hydroxytryptamine receptor 6, producing the protein MEGDVGAPNASVLGERSLLVGSSWVAAFLCFIILLTTAGNFLLILLIVTQRSLRNTSNYFLVSLFMSDLMVGLVVMPPAMLNQLYGRWVLRGDFCSLWYSFDVMCCSASILNLCVISLDRYLLIISPLKYKLRMTSCRALWLILATWTLAALASFLPIKMGWHELDFEVRSPNITSRGDEDQCRLLVSLPYALVASCLTFFLPSAAISFTYCRILLAARKQAVQVASLASNMASAATAETTPQAPRAPSQPAAGSESRRFANKHSKKALKASLTLGILLGMFFVAWLPFFVTNVTQAVCSCVPASFFDVLTWLGYCNSTMNPIIYPLFMRDFKRAMGKYLPCCRRSGEPRPSAISLSMRNSNSGPRAATSLKNVLTLQAETDSVESGALGNEHGLLPAIDGSPALPGPATHLVNLFATEPPEAELQHKQLSNPVA; encoded by the exons ATGGAGGGCGATGTGGGGGCCCCCAATGCCAGCGTGCTGGGGGAGCGCTCgctgctggtggggagcagctgggtggccGCTTTCCTCTGCTTCATCATCCTGCTGACCACGGCGGGGaacttcctcctcatcctcctcatcGTCACCCAGCGCTCCCTCCGCAACACCTCCAACTACTTCCTGGTGTCCCTCTTCATGTCCGACCTCATGGTGGGGCTGGTGGTCATGCCCCCGGCCATGCTCAACCAGCTCTACGGCCGCTGGGTGCTGCGGGGCGACTTCTGCTCCCTCTGGTACTCCTTCGACGTCATGTGCTGCAGCGCCTCCATCCTCAACCTCTGCGTCATCAGCCTGGACCGTTACCTGCTCATCATCTCCCCCCTCAAATACAAGCTGCGGATGACCTCCTGCAGAGCCCTCTGGCTCATCCTGGCCACCTGGACCTTGGCTGCGCTGGCCTCCTTCCTGCCCATCAAGATGGGTTGGCACGAGCTGGACTTTGAGGTCCGGTCGCCAAACATCACCTCGCGGGGGGACGAGGACCAGTGCCGGCTGCTGGTCAGTTTGCCCTACGCCTTGGTGGCCTCCTGCCTGACTTTCTTCCTCCCGTCTGCCGCCATCTCTTTCACCTACTGCCGCATCCTCCTGGCAGCCCGGAAGCAAGCGGTGCAGGTGGCTTCCCTCGCCTCCAACATGGCCAGCGCCGCCACCGCCGAGACCACGCCGCAG GCTCCCCGCGCCCCGAGCCAGCCCGCGGCCGGCAGCGAGAGCAGGAGGTTCGCCAACAAGCACAGCAAGAAGGCGCTGAAGGCCAGCCTGACGCTGGGCATTCTCCTGGGCATGTTCTTTGTGGCTTGGCTCCCCTTCTTCGTCACCAATGTGACGCAG GCAGTCTGCAGCTGCGTCCCGGCCAGCTTCTTCGACGTGCTCACCTGGCTCGGGTACTGCAACAGCACCATGAACCCCATCATCTACCCGCTCTTCATGAGAGACTTCAAGAGGGCCATGGGCAAATACCTGCCCTGCTGCCGGCGCTCGGGGGAGCCCCGTCCCAGTGCCATCTCCCTCTCCATGAGGAACTCCAACAGCGGACCCCGCGCCGCCACCTCCCTCAAGAACGTCCTCACTTTGCAGGCTGAGACCGACTCGGTTGAGTCCGGGGCGCTGGGGAACGAACACGGCCTGCTGCCGGCCATCGACGGCTCCCCGGCTCTCCCGGGCCCCGCCACCCACTTGGTCAACCTTTTTGCCACAGAGCCCCCAGAGGCGGAGCTGCAGCACAAGCAGCTCAGCAACCCCGTGGCCTGA